The DNA region CGACATGTGGAGTTTTACAAAATGATCCTACATCGACAAGGCCAGTTAGGGCTCTACATCGAAACGACACGAGTTTTTTTCGAAAACTACTTTTTAAAAGTTGATGTAAAAAAATTACttataaaaaattgtttttaaTTAGCTTtggataaaatatataatacatGTAATATCTTTTAAATATCATTTTTCAGAAGTAAAAAACTCTTCCAAACCAGCTTCTATCTTTTTAATAATAGTAACACCTTTTACTTCTAAATAATAGCAACAGACAGCGGCGGCGACCGGCGACGAGGTGTAAATAGAACCCCATTTTGCCGCGCCGAGCGCGTAGGCAGGCGCTCGAACCTTCCAGTCCGCCATGCCccacgcagccgccgccgcgagGCTTACCCGCGACGCTCTCCTCGGCATCGCCTCGCCGCTCCGCGACTCCCTTGCAGCGGCGCCATACGAGCCCCCCGCGGGCTCATCCGCCTGCATCAAGTCCCTCCTTGCCTCCCTCCTCCCTTACCCTACACAGCCCCAGCCCCAGCCCCCGGCGGGTAAGGAGaccgccgacctcctcctcttctgtgCCGCCGTCCTTTCCGCCTCCCCGGAGTCCCCCGCGCTGCACTGGGTCCCGGCAGGCCTCTCGggggcggccgccgccgcgacggaggagatggcggcggcgggcgggtgGGGCGGCGTCGGGGAGATGGCGGTGGCGATGGTACCGGAGGTGGTGCCGCCTCTCAAGGCCGTGGTGAAGGGGACGTGCGTTGACGCTGACAACGACGAGATTGGCGTTGTGAAGCCGCCCAAGGAGCACGCCGTGGTTGCCGCGCACCAGTTCCGGTGGCTGGTGTCTCAGGTTTGTGCTCCGTGAAGGGTACTTAAGCATCATTGTTGTTGCCAATTGATGTGTTATAAGACTTATAGAAAGCTTATGTTATGAAAATTTCGTACTCGGCTATGAAAATGTTTTGCACAGGGAACTTGTAGTACTAATATCAGCAGCAGCTGAACTGTATTAGTAAGTTAAGCAGTAATATTGCGGCATTAGAGATCTTTACTTCAGTTTATATCTATTGTTTTTCAGGTTAGTTACCCCAAGCTTGGGGATTTGTGTTGGTTAGTCATTCCGTGTGCTCTGACAACCTTGGATCATTGGTCACCAGAAGTTAAGGTATGGACACTGTTCATTGTTTGGTTTCTCTACCGAGGAATGAGGATAACAGTAGTATAGACCGTATATTAGTAGCGACTCTGTCTTAGTAGCATTTACTTAAATTTTGGTTGCTAATTACAGTCCACCCTActgttttaataaaaaattgccAAAACCAAGAGATCTTACTAATGTGACATTGTTTTAGAACCTGCTGTAAAAGATTTCTATGCCTTGGTTTCACTAATCAAAATTGGGGCCTCATCCCCGTATCTAAAAAAAATCGCAGTTCACCCTATGGTTCTGTTAATGGGCATTTTGAGTGACATTGTTCCATTTAACTGACAGGAACAGGGAATGGTTAGCTTCATGCACATAGCGAAGAACGTGAAAGTAACAGAATTAAGTTTGTATGAAGATGCCATACTTGATGCATGCTGCCATAACATTCCTGCCGATGATGAGTTATGGTATCATGTTCTTGAGGTATCTGTGCTGTTGTTGACTTGCACCCAGCGAAGTAATCCCCGTAGCCCTTGGTACAATCTCTTTCTATTTCTAAACCTTTTCTCGTTATTCTCAGTTGTGATCATGTCTGTTCTTTCTAGCTCCACAAACTCTGAACAAATAAACCCTATCCTGCTATGAGTTTATACTGAACTATGGATATTCAGAAGTGTAGAagacatatatgatttttagtACTCACTTATCTTACAGTTTGTGAAGAACAGTGCAGTATGGTATCCCTTTTTTAATTCTGCACCCAAAGGAGAAATAGAATTGAGGTAGATGACTGCGGAAGAAATGTTTTCCTTTTTCAGTGAAATTTAAATGAGGCACTGCTACTTCCATTATAGCTTGTGGGATAAGCATTTACGAATGAAATGGTTTAGGACTGAAAACTTTAACTTATTCATGGAAGGtgcaacattttttttcctcGAAAAGGTGGAGATACAATATTTTTTGTTCTACTTATATTGAGATACAGAATCATCGGTAAAGAATCTAAAATACAATGTTAGTGGATACTGTGGAGAAGACAAAGTAGTAAAAAAAGAGATACTAAAGTTTGCTTAGATGGATATTGAATTTAAGCTGCTGAGCTCACTGCTAGTTGATTTTGCATGTTAATATGAGTTCTATACTTGCATTGTATAATTGCAAATCCTGGCTCGTCTGTAGTATAAACATCTATTAactatcttatattttttttataaacatctcttttttttttttcattcaacTTCATCTTTTTAATTGGTTCCAGGTATGATCGAATGCTCAGTGAGATGTTGGGCCACCTAGAACGGCAGCCATTAAATAAAGAACGTCGCATTGCATGGCTAACCCTTATTGGGCCAGTTTTTAATGCTATGGGCCTCTTCCTATTGGCACATTTCCGTCGCCTTTTCTCACTCTTTTTTCAATGGATGCATACTGATGATGATAAAACAGTTCTTCTGGTAATGAAAAATTTCCTGATTATGCGCAATATAATTTATTAGCAATTAAAGATATGACTATGATAAATCTTCAGAATCTGTTCCTGTCAGATAGTCTTACTAAGTTTAACAGGATATGGAATTTGTTGATCCTAGTTAATTGTGGAATTTTGATATTTTAACCATTTATTGTTTTCAGGTTTTGGAGCAAATCCATGCCATTATCAAGCTTACCTGGATCAGGAAATCGCCTTATACTTCAAGGTAATAGAAGTTGGTATCATCTTCTTACCTATCATGTTCTGCTTTCTGTGCTAGCTATGCCTTAACTAACGAGTGAATTCCAATTCATTTCCTTTGATTTTAGGCTGGTGGACGAGCTTGTTCTTTTATATAAAGAGTCAGCGACAAGAAGCATCCGTGAGGTCATGCGAAATCATATCCTAGAAATGCTTGTACTGCTTCAGAAGTAAGAAACTCTCCTTCACTAGCAGTTCTAGTTTTCACATCACATGCACAGTAGCACATTAAGAGCTATTAAGTGGCAATCAGACTCGTCCTTCAAAATTCATTTGGTTTAGACTAATTCATTATGTCCGTGCCTTCCATCTTGCTGATTGCTATTCTACTCCTAGGTGTTCCTTGCTTGCAGAGTTGATAATGTTCTTCATTTTAGTTGACCCATTTGAAATCAGTGTTCGAGATCGACTTATGATACTTTGCGCTAGCTTCTAGCTTACCTGTGGAAGAT from Phragmites australis chromosome 8, lpPhrAust1.1, whole genome shotgun sequence includes:
- the LOC133927292 gene encoding uncharacterized protein At2g39910-like, producing MPHAAAAARLTRDALLGIASPLRDSLAAAPYEPPAGSSACIKSLLASLLPYPTQPQPQPPAGKETADLLLFCAAVLSASPESPALHWVPAGLSGAAAAATEEMAAAGGWGGVGEMAVAMVPEVVPPLKAVVKGTCVDADNDEIGVVKPPKEHAVVAAHQFRWLVSQVSYPKLGDLCWLVIPCALTTLDHWSPEVKEQGMVSFMHIAKNVKVTELSLYEDAILDACCHNIPADDELWYHVLEVSVLLLTCTQRSNPRSPWYDRMLSEMLGHLERQPLNKERRIAWLTLIGPVFNAMGLFLLAHFRRLFSLFFQWMHTDDDKTVLLVLEQIHAIIKLTWIRKSPYTSRLVDELVLLYKESATRSIREVMRNHILEMLVLLQKCKGQQFEEAWKKHELDPDLTMLLSCFNQLCIKSSSPGC